From Hippoglossus stenolepis isolate QCI-W04-F060 chromosome 6, HSTE1.2, whole genome shotgun sequence, a single genomic window includes:
- the LOC118110442 gene encoding polymeric immunoglobulin receptor, with the protein MNVCYTLICCFFLYVVSAEIDVYSANEGGNIRVKYSFSSYGSRKFCRGTCEAGDILIDTNRNEARNGRYSIKYERGVTTGDLTVTITQLSKSDSGTYRCGLEGFSSFSYQEFKIIVTDAQLEGSSEVKQLYKRSGGDVTVECVFTNPGGRKYFCREECGGKMNVLVTTRGDEERNGRYSIEYLTGSGKGFLFVTITQLIRSDSGRYRCSVGSDRDFEVIVTDDSTTTSPSSSSSFTRSSASPETTNQSLVQTPETTGGDTSFSTKNLILTVGLTLVVMVVLLSGAALMFCRKRSNRPRGEATGNTHTHKYTHVDHTHNNWIFSFQ; encoded by the exons ATGAACGTCTGCTACACTttgatctgctgcttcttcctgt ATGTCGTCAGCGCAGAGATCGACGTCTACTCAGCtaatgaaggaggaaacatcAGAGTCAAATATTCCTTCAGTTCATATGGAAGCAGGAAGTTCTGTCGGGGAACATGTGAAGCAGGAGATATTCTCATTgatacaaacagaaatgaagcGAGGAACGGCCGATACAGCATCAAATATGAACGAGGTGTCACTACAGGAGATCTGACAGTGACCATCACACAGCTCAGCAAGTCTGACTCTGGAACGTACCGGTGTGGCCTCGAAGGTTTTTCGTCTTTTAGTTATCAGGAGTTTAAGATCATCGTCACTGATG CTCAGCTGGAAGGAAGCTCTGAAGTAAAACAGCTCTATAAAAGAAGTGGAGGAGACGTCACTGTTGAATGTGTCTTCACTAACCCTGGAGGACGTAAATACTTCTGCAGAGAAGAATGTGGAGGGAAAATGAACGTTCTCGTCACAACAAGAGGTGACGAAGAACGAAACGGCAGATACAGCATCGAGTATTTAACAGGATCTGGAAAAGGATTTCTGTTTGTGACCATCACACAGCTCATCAGGTCCGACTCAGGACGCTACAGATGTTCTGTGGGATCAGACAGAGACTTTGAAGTCATTGTCACAGATG ACTCCACAACAACATCACCCAGTTCCAGCTCCAGTTTCACACGTTCATCAGCTTCACCTGAAACCACCAACCAGTCTTTGGTCCAGACACCTGAGAcgacag GAGGTGATACGTCGTTCTCGACCAAAAACTTGATTCTGACTGTGGGACTGACGCTGGTCGTCATGGTCGTCCTGTTATCAGGGGCCGCACTGATGTTCTGCAGAAAGAGGAGTAACAGACCCAGAGGTGAGGCAacaggaaatacacacacacacaagtacacacatgtcgatcacacacacaacaactgGATCTTCAGTTTTCAGTGA